In the Dioscorea cayenensis subsp. rotundata cultivar TDr96_F1 unplaced genomic scaffold, TDr96_F1_v2_PseudoChromosome.rev07_lg8_w22 25.fasta BLBR01001667.1, whole genome shotgun sequence genome, one interval contains:
- the LOC120256826 gene encoding protein FAR1-RELATED SEQUENCE 7-like — MSESLEKASAMDVSSTENWVPKLDMVFETDEKAYQFYCFYGKEIGFGVRKHLVKRRSSGLVYSRVFSCYKEGYCRTTKEGKKPRSDVRTGCKARMTVRITKDGDFRVSEFEPNHNHELMAKVDGAMSDSPEDITVVVKPGKKRTAGQVFGRSSIANNIRVKKLLQYDNVQLELDQKNSTESGENCWQMMNVASLVPNIGMEFEDDDEAYQFYINYAAGVGFSVRKHLIKRRVSGMVYSRVYVCHKEGFTRNRCGQARRPKPYDRTGCPASMIIKITKNGRYRVAEFEQKHNHPLVIPTKAHLFKWQWRRGLINTQDGMADSADDSVMTQEHGKGSSDGPATSWQAELPSGSHKKKKPLDQKNFMKVGDIGAAMQYFQEKQSDDPSFYYAIRVDQDEQISSIFWSDAKSMVDFCYFGDVVCFDTTFKVRDCSRPFALFVGVNHHKQAIAFGTTLIYDESVESFKWLFETFTMAMCGKQPKVILTDLSAEMKDAVAAVWPGTTHRFCAWHMYQNASKHLNSVFQGSPSFAKDFGHCVYDCEEEDDFSSEWKNMLEKYDLVGNELLARLYEDRHQWALAYGRETFCADMTSTLTNESISGALNVSQGSDLLDFLKHYEGVLGERRLLEVKSDIQANQSVSKLPSSRMLKQTIHAYTPAVYKIFQREFELSMDCMVYSSGQDESSFEFKVTDEEKTKEYKVRFDSSDGTVFCSCKKFEFVGLHCRHVLKALDMINVKELQSRYILKRWSKNAKVGSLQNNHVFPMEGYTESCLAKQYRHLCHMLDKIAVKAAESVESYTLIESLSDQLLAQVCQILKARPPDKPETLQD, encoded by the exons ATGTCAGAATCATTAGAGAAGGCATCCGCCATGGATGTGTCCTCTACTGAGAATTGGGTGCCAAAGCTTGATATGGTGTTTGAGACTGATGAGAAGGCCTATCAGTTTTATTGTTTCTACGGGAAGGAAATTGGGTTTGGAGTTCGTAAGCATTTGGTAAAACGACGGTCTTCGGGCCTCGTTTACTCTCGAGTGTTCTCTTGTTACAAAGAGGGGTACTGCAGGACCACCAAGGAAGGGAAAAAGCCTCGATCTGATGTTAGGACCGGTTGTAAGGCGAGAATGACTGTCCGGATCACTAAAGATGGTGACTTTCGTGTTAGTGAATTTGAGCCGAACCATAACCATGAGCTCATGGCCAAGGTTGATGGTGCAATGAGTGATTCACCGGAGGATATCACAGTGGTTGTAAAACCTGGAAAGAAGCGCACTGCAGGTCAAGTTTTTGGTAGGTCATCTATTGCAAACAACATAAGGGTGAAGAAGTTATTGCAGTATGATAATGTGCAACTGGAGCTAGATCAGAAAAACAGCACAGAATCTGGGGAGAATTGTTGGCAGATGATGAATGTTGCAAGTCTTGTGCCGAATATCGGTATGGAgtttgaggatgatgatgaagcCTATCAGTTTTACATTAACTATGCTGCAGGAGTTGGATTTAGTGTCCGAAAGCATCTGATAAAACGGAGAGTATCTGGTATGGTGTATTCAAGGGTGTATGTCTGTCATAAAGAGGGTTTTACCAGAAACAGATGTGGACAAGCTAGACGCCCTAAGCCTTATGATAGAACGGGCTGCCCTGCGTCTATGATCATCAAGATCACAAAGAATGGCAGATATCGAGTGGCAGAATTTGAGCAAAAACATAACCATCCTCTTGTTATACCTACAAAAGCTCACTTGTTCAAGTGGCAGTGGCGAAGAGGATTGATAAACACACAAGATGGTATGGCAGATTCTGCTGATGATTCAGTTATGACACAAGAACATGGCAAAGGGTCTTCAGATGGACCAGCTACAAGTTGGCAGGCCGAACTTCCTTCTGGCAGtcacaagaaaaagaaaccatTGGATCAAAAGAATTTTATGAAGGTGGGTGATATAGGAGCCGCGATGCAATACTTTCAAGAAAAGCAGTCTGATGACCCATCATTCTATTATGCTATACGGGTGGACCAAGATGAACAGATATCAAGCATTTTTTGGTCAGATGCAAAGTCGATGGTGGATTTCTGCTACTTTGGGGATGTGGTATGTTTTGATACTACGTTCAAGGTGAGGGATTGCAGTAGGCCATTTGCCCTTTTTGTGGGTGTTAATCATCACAAACAGGCTATTGCTTTTGGAACCACATTGATCTATGATGAAAGTGTGGAGTCTTTTAAGTGGCTGTTTGAGACATTCACAATGGCAATGTGTGGAAAGCAGCCGAAGGTAATACTGACAGATCTCTCTGCAGAAATGAAAGATGCTGTAGCTGCGGTTTGGCCAGGTACTACCCATCGCTTTTGTGCCTGGCACATGTACCAGAATGCGTCTAAGCACTTGAATTCTGTCTTTCAGGGATCGCCAAGTTTTGCAAAAGATTTTGGCCATTGTGTTTATGATTGTGAAGAGGAAGATGATTTTTCATCAGAATGGAAAAACATGTTGGAAAAATATGATCTTGTGGGCAATGAATTGCTTGCTAGGTTATATGAGGATAGGCATCAGTGGGCTTTGGCATATGGGCGAGAAACGTTTTGTGCTGATATGACAAGCACATTAACTAACGAGAGCATTAGTGGTGCCCTAAATGTTAGTCAGGGTTCAGATCTGCTGGACTTCTTAAAGCATTATGAAGGTGTTTTAGGTGAAAGAAGGCTCTTGGAGGTAAAATCTGACATTCAAGCCAATCAAAGTGTGTCAAAATTGCCTTCTTCTCGCATGCTGAAACAAACTATTCATGCATACACGCCTGCAGTGTATAAAATATTTCAGAGGGAGTTTGAACTATCGATGGATTGTATGGTTTACAGTAGTGGTCAAGATGAGAGTTCATTTGAGTTTAAAGTGACTGATGAAGAGAAGACTAAAGAATACAAGGTGAGATTTGACTCATCAGATGGCACTGTCTTCTGCAGCTGCAAAAAGTTTGAGTTTGTTGGGTTACACTGTCGTCATGTGCTGAAAGCCCTAGATATGATTAATGTTAAAGAGCTCCAATCACGCTACATACTGAAGAGGTGGTCAAAAAATGCTAAGGTAGGAAGCCTACAGAATAATCATGTATTCCCAATGGAGGGTTACACCGAGTCATGTTTGGCAAAGCAGTACAGGCATTTGTGTCACATGCTTGATAAAATTGCAGTTAAGGCTGCAGAAAGTGTGGAGTCATATACATTGATCGAGAGCCTGTCAGACCAGCTTCTTGCCCAAGTTTGCCAGATTTTGAAAGCAAGGCCTCCTGATAAGCCTGAAACACTACAG GATTGA